One stretch of Pseudomonas fluorescens Q2-87 DNA includes these proteins:
- a CDS encoding inorganic phosphate transporter translates to MIDLFSGLDAWVLVSLLLALAFVLAFEFINGFHDTANAVATVIYTKAMPPHLAVFFSGVFNFLGVLLGGVGVAYAIVHLLPVELLINVNTGHGLAMVFSLLAAAITWNLGTWYFGIPASSSHTLIGSILGVGLANALINDIPLADGVNWQKAIDIGASLVFSPMAGFLVAALVLIGLKAWRPLSKMHKTPEQRRKIDDKKHPPFWNRLVLVISAMAVSFVHGSNDGQKGIGLIMLVLIGIVPSQFVLDLSSTTYQIERTRDATLHLSQFYKRNNESLGEFLALGKSVEGDLPEKFRCNPQQTEPTINALLDTLKGVADYHSLPSESRIEVRRYLLCLDDTAKKVGKLPGLAAREKDDLNKLRKDLTGTTEYAPFWVILAVALALGLGTMVGWKRVVLTIGEKIGKQGMTYAQGMSAQITTACMIGLANIFSLPVSTTHVLSSGVAGTMVANKSGLQGGTVRNILLAWVLTLPATVALSAGLFWLASIALGS, encoded by the coding sequence ATGATCGATTTATTCAGCGGACTGGATGCTTGGGTGCTTGTGAGCCTCTTGCTCGCCCTGGCTTTTGTCCTCGCCTTCGAGTTCATCAACGGCTTTCATGACACCGCTAACGCGGTTGCCACTGTTATCTACACCAAAGCCATGCCGCCTCACCTGGCGGTGTTCTTTTCCGGTGTGTTCAACTTCCTCGGTGTGCTGTTGGGCGGCGTGGGGGTGGCGTATGCCATCGTCCACCTGTTGCCCGTGGAGCTGCTGATCAATGTGAACACCGGACACGGGCTGGCCATGGTGTTTTCGCTGCTCGCAGCGGCCATCACCTGGAACCTGGGCACCTGGTATTTCGGTATCCCGGCTTCCAGTTCCCACACCTTGATCGGTTCGATCCTCGGCGTGGGCCTGGCCAACGCATTGATCAACGATATCCCGTTGGCCGACGGCGTGAACTGGCAGAAGGCGATCGATATCGGTGCCTCCCTGGTGTTCTCGCCGATGGCGGGTTTCCTGGTCGCCGCCCTGGTATTGATTGGCCTCAAGGCATGGCGCCCGTTGTCGAAGATGCACAAGACACCGGAACAGCGCCGCAAGATCGACGACAAGAAACATCCGCCGTTCTGGAATCGCTTGGTATTGGTGATTTCGGCCATGGCCGTCAGCTTTGTCCATGGCTCAAACGATGGCCAGAAAGGCATCGGCCTGATCATGCTGGTGCTGATCGGCATCGTGCCCTCGCAGTTCGTACTCGACCTGAGCAGCACCACCTATCAGATCGAGCGAACCCGTGACGCGACCCTGCACTTGAGCCAGTTCTACAAGCGCAACAACGAATCACTGGGCGAATTCCTGGCGCTGGGCAAAAGCGTGGAAGGCGATCTGCCGGAGAAATTCCGTTGCAACCCGCAGCAGACCGAGCCGACCATCAATGCCCTGCTCGACACGCTCAAAGGCGTGGCCGACTATCATTCGTTGCCGTCGGAAAGCCGTATCGAAGTGCGTCGCTACCTGCTCTGCCTGGATGACACGGCGAAGAAGGTCGGTAAATTGCCAGGCCTGGCGGCCCGTGAGAAAGACGACCTGAACAAGCTGCGCAAAGACCTGACCGGCACCACCGAATACGCGCCGTTCTGGGTGATCCTGGCGGTTGCACTGGCGCTGGGCCTGGGCACCATGGTCGGCTGGAAGCGCGTGGTACTGACCATTGGCGAGAAGATCGGCAAGCAAGGCATGACTTACGCCCAGGGCATGTCGGCGCAGATCACCACCGCGTGCATGATCGGCTTGGCGAACATCTTCAGCCTGCCGGTTTCCACCACCCATGTATTGTCCTCGGGCGTGGCCGGCACCATGGTCGCCAACAAGAGCGGCCTGCAAGGCGGCACCGTGCGCAATATCCTGCTGGCCTGGGTATTGACCCTGCCGGCGACGGTGGCGCTGTCGGCCGGGCTGTTCTGGCTGGCGTCCATCGCCCTCGGCAGCTGA
- a CDS encoding CoA transferase subunit A — protein MAEILSLHDAVKQFVNDGDTVALEGFTHLIPTAAGHEIIRQGKKDLTLVRMTPDLIYDQLIGAGCARKLIFSWGGNPGVGSLHRLRDAVEKQWPHPLEIEEHSHADLANAYVAGASGLPFAVLRAYAGSDLPKVNPLIKSVTCPFTGEVLAAVPSVRPDITVIHAQKADRKGNVLLWGILGVQKEAALAAKCCIVTVEEIVDDLNAPMNACVLPTWALSAVCHVPGGAHPSYAHGYTERDNRFYQAWDPIARDRETFTAWINEYIHGTRDFSEFQARLAAASQVNK, from the coding sequence ATGGCTGAAATCCTTTCGCTGCACGACGCGGTGAAGCAATTCGTCAACGACGGCGATACCGTCGCGCTCGAAGGTTTCACTCATTTGATTCCGACAGCCGCGGGTCATGAAATCATTCGCCAGGGCAAGAAAGACCTGACGCTGGTGCGGATGACCCCAGACCTGATCTACGACCAGTTGATCGGTGCCGGTTGTGCGCGCAAATTGATTTTCTCCTGGGGCGGTAACCCGGGTGTGGGCTCGTTGCATCGCCTGCGGGACGCCGTTGAAAAGCAATGGCCGCACCCGCTGGAGATCGAGGAACACAGCCATGCCGACCTGGCCAATGCCTACGTTGCCGGGGCCTCCGGACTGCCGTTCGCGGTGCTGCGGGCTTACGCCGGTTCCGACCTGCCCAAGGTCAACCCGCTGATCAAGAGCGTGACCTGTCCTTTTACCGGTGAAGTCCTGGCTGCCGTGCCTTCGGTGCGCCCGGACATTACCGTGATCCACGCCCAGAAAGCCGATCGCAAGGGCAACGTTCTGCTGTGGGGCATTCTTGGCGTGCAGAAGGAAGCCGCCCTGGCCGCCAAGTGCTGCATCGTCACCGTGGAAGAAATCGTCGACGACCTGAATGCGCCGATGAACGCCTGCGTCCTGCCGACCTGGGCATTGAGCGCGGTGTGCCACGTACCGGGCGGTGCCCATCCGTCCTACGCCCACGGCTACACCGAGCGTGACAACCGTTTCTACCAGGCGTGGGACCCCATTGCCCGCGACCGTGAGACTTTTACCGCCTGGATCAATGAATACATTCACGGCACCCGGGATTTCAGTGAATTCCAGGCCCGACTGGCTGCCGCTTCGCAGGTGAACAAATGA
- a CDS encoding MFS transporter yields MNQPQTSVGNCLDVQSFINAQPISRYQWRVVILCFLIVFLDGLDTAAMGFIAPALSQDWGIDRASLGPVMSAALIGMVFGALGSGPLADRFGRKVVLVGAVLLFGAFSLASAYSSNVDQLLVLRFLTGLGLGAGMPNATTLLSEYTPERKKSLLVTSMFCGFNLGMAGGGFISAKLIPAFGWHSLLLLGGILPLILAVVLLVWLPESARYLVVRNRGTDKVRKALAPIDPTTIAQAASFSVPEQKTVKARNVLAVIFSGTYSAGTLLLWLTYFMGLVIVYLLTSWLPTLMRDSGASMEQAAFIGALFQFGGVLSAVGVGWAMDRFNPHKVIGIFYLMAGIFAYAVGQSLGNITLLATLVLVAGMCVNGAQSAMPSLAARFYPTQGRATGVSWMLGIGRFGAILGAWMGATLLGLGWNFEQVLTALVIPAALATTAVVIKGMVSHADAT; encoded by the coding sequence ATGAATCAGCCCCAGACCTCCGTTGGCAACTGCCTCGATGTGCAGTCCTTCATCAATGCCCAGCCCATCTCCCGCTATCAATGGCGAGTGGTGATCCTCTGCTTTCTGATTGTCTTTCTCGATGGCCTCGACACGGCAGCCATGGGTTTCATTGCGCCGGCGCTGTCCCAGGATTGGGGGATTGATCGTGCCAGCCTCGGCCCGGTGATGAGCGCCGCGCTGATCGGCATGGTGTTTGGCGCCCTCGGTTCCGGCCCATTGGCTGACCGCTTCGGGCGAAAAGTCGTACTGGTGGGCGCGGTCCTGCTGTTCGGCGCGTTCAGCCTGGCGTCGGCCTACAGCTCCAATGTCGATCAACTGCTGGTGCTGCGTTTCCTGACCGGGCTGGGCCTCGGTGCGGGGATGCCGAACGCCACGACCTTGCTGTCGGAATACACGCCGGAGCGCAAGAAATCCCTGTTGGTGACCAGCATGTTCTGCGGCTTCAACCTGGGCATGGCCGGCGGCGGGTTCATATCCGCCAAGCTGATACCGGCGTTCGGCTGGCACAGCCTGTTGTTGCTCGGTGGGATTCTGCCGTTGATTTTGGCCGTGGTGCTGCTGGTCTGGTTGCCGGAGTCGGCGCGTTACCTGGTGGTGCGTAATCGCGGCACCGACAAAGTACGCAAGGCCCTGGCGCCGATCGATCCGACCACGATTGCCCAAGCGGCGAGTTTCAGTGTGCCGGAGCAGAAGACCGTAAAAGCCCGCAACGTGCTGGCGGTGATCTTCTCTGGCACCTACAGCGCCGGCACGCTGCTGCTGTGGCTGACTTATTTCATGGGCCTGGTGATCGTCTATCTGCTGACCAGCTGGTTGCCGACGTTGATGCGCGACAGCGGGGCGAGCATGGAGCAGGCGGCGTTCATCGGCGCGTTGTTTCAGTTTGGCGGTGTGTTGAGCGCCGTCGGCGTGGGCTGGGCGATGGATCGGTTCAATCCGCACAAGGTGATCGGTATTTTCTACCTGATGGCCGGGATCTTTGCCTACGCCGTAGGCCAGAGCCTAGGCAATATCACCTTACTCGCCACGCTGGTGCTGGTGGCCGGCATGTGCGTCAACGGCGCGCAATCGGCGATGCCCTCGCTCGCCGCGCGCTTCTATCCGACCCAAGGCCGGGCCACCGGGGTGTCATGGATGCTCGGCATCGGTCGTTTCGGCGCGATCCTCGGCGCCTGGATGGGCGCGACCCTGTTGGGCCTGGGCTGGAACTTCGAGCAAGTCCTGACCGCGCTGGTGATACCTGCCGCCCTTGCGACCACCGCAGTCGTGATCAAGGGCATGGTCAGCCATGCGGATGCGACCTGA
- the ccoM gene encoding cytochrome c oxidase subunit CcoM — MFFDNVVFAGVLTVGLMFVFFAGFGLFIWKDAHKRKKP, encoded by the coding sequence ATGTTTTTCGATAATGTGGTGTTTGCCGGGGTGTTGACGGTCGGCCTCATGTTCGTGTTTTTCGCAGGCTTTGGATTATTCATCTGGAAAGATGCACACAAACGCAAAAAACCGTAG
- the pcaR gene encoding pca regulon transcriptional regulator PcaR, protein MNDQLRNAFTSVAPPIVASPAKRIQALTGDPDFMTSLARGLAVVQAFQERKRHLTIAQISHRTEIPRAAVRRCLHTLIKLGYATTDGRTYSLLPKVLTLGHAYLSSTPLAVSAQPYLDRMSEQLHEACNMATLEGDDILYIARSATTQRLISVDLSVGGRLPAYCTSMGRILLAALDDASLRDYLDHADLQAKTSRTLHTPEALLECLQQVRQQGWCIVDQELEQGLRSIAVPVYDASGQVVAALNVSTHAGRVSRNELEQRFLPGLLGASRDLSAQLFT, encoded by the coding sequence ATGAACGATCAATTGCGAAACGCCTTCACCTCAGTCGCGCCACCGATTGTCGCCTCACCGGCCAAGCGAATCCAGGCGCTGACCGGCGATCCGGATTTCATGACGTCCCTGGCCCGCGGCCTGGCGGTGGTCCAGGCTTTTCAAGAGCGCAAGCGGCATTTGACCATTGCCCAGATCAGCCACCGCACGGAAATCCCCCGCGCCGCCGTCAGGCGCTGCCTGCATACGTTGATCAAGCTAGGCTACGCCACCACCGACGGGCGCACCTATTCATTGCTGCCCAAAGTCTTGACCCTCGGGCACGCCTACCTGTCGTCGACGCCCCTGGCCGTTTCAGCCCAGCCGTACCTGGACCGCATGAGCGAGCAACTGCACGAAGCCTGCAACATGGCGACGCTTGAAGGCGACGACATCCTCTACATCGCGCGGTCGGCCACTACCCAGCGGCTGATTTCGGTGGACCTGTCGGTGGGTGGGCGCCTGCCGGCCTATTGCACCTCGATGGGCAGAATCCTGCTGGCAGCCCTGGATGACGCTTCGCTGCGTGATTACCTCGACCATGCCGACCTGCAAGCCAAGACCAGCCGGACCTTGCACACCCCCGAGGCGTTGCTGGAATGCCTGCAGCAAGTTCGGCAGCAGGGCTGGTGCATCGTCGACCAGGAACTGGAACAGGGCCTGCGATCGATTGCCGTGCCGGTGTACGACGCTTCCGGCCAGGTAGTGGCGGCGCTGAACGTCAGCACCCACGCCGGGCGCGTGAGCCGCAATGAACTGGAACAGCGTTTCCTGCCAGGCCTGCTGGGAGCCAGTCGCGATCTGAGCGCGCAGCTGTTCACGTAA